The Nitrospiraceae bacterium genome window below encodes:
- a CDS encoding CHAT domain-containing protein — protein MMLRRRAQRGVRIGRGWAGLPEGRNRRVWGRTRWSIFGAGLLFGLLFLQGPATAQPANEPAGDAAGQSAAGTARFQQGAYAQAGVHWMNAAQLYEQAGQPKEQCQALINLAHAFRQEGQIRRAQLTLQQALKLSEQIGNRGLTATILGQLGTASHAMGKEVVAAEHLTKALALAREERNSSLVASLLNDLGNVLAARQQFPEAVDVYEESRGLAKEVKNPPLGVIAQVNEATVLIQDGQLTQAQRHLEEAWGAAQLLANSGTKVNGLLAIGTGYQELQAASVAAATRGKSSGNAAKVASPTGPAVGTTAGSSLLQRASEAYAAAGEAAAKVGDARGQSYAYGLMGGLLERQKQTAEALDQTRKAVLAAQRVSAPEALYRWQWQTARLLKASGKEDEAAAAYQRALSVLKPIRYEYSVGAQGRHHSFYTSVAPLFLEIEDSLLQRASVAGSSDQAQQLLAQVRDTVEASHAAELQDYFQDDCVTAARALRKSGRIPANAAVVYPIALPDRLELLVETAAGLKQIRVPVGAEAVTKEARTFRRLVQNPGSKAYLASAQNLYGWLVAPIHQDLLAGGITTLVMVPDGALRTIPMAALHDGRQFVIDKYAVAMVPGMELTDLSTMARGKGGVLTTGISESVQGFPATPTAASEAQAVRTLYGGTMLMDTQFSAPSFEQNIKDERIGIVHVASHSEIGHDAASSFVLAYDEKISMDRLAQMVGMMQYRREPLELLTLSACETAIEDDRAALGLSGVAVKTGSRSAVASLWPGDPQSTTELVGEFYRQLQTAGVGKAVALQRAQQKILSQPGHEHPGFWAPLLLINDWR, from the coding sequence ATGATGCTGAGACGACGAGCACAGCGTGGAGTTCGGATTGGCAGAGGGTGGGCCGGCTTGCCTGAAGGGAGAAACCGCCGGGTGTGGGGACGCACACGGTGGAGCATTTTCGGCGCGGGATTGTTGTTCGGGCTGCTTTTCTTGCAAGGTCCCGCAACGGCGCAACCCGCGAACGAACCGGCCGGGGATGCGGCCGGTCAGAGTGCCGCAGGGACGGCGCGCTTTCAGCAGGGGGCCTATGCGCAGGCGGGCGTCCATTGGATGAATGCGGCACAGCTGTATGAGCAGGCAGGACAGCCGAAGGAACAGTGTCAGGCGTTGATCAACCTGGCGCACGCCTTTCGCCAAGAGGGCCAGATTCGTCGGGCACAGCTGACATTGCAGCAGGCGCTGAAGCTGTCCGAGCAGATCGGCAATCGCGGGTTGACGGCCACGATTCTCGGACAACTGGGCACTGCATCTCATGCCATGGGCAAGGAAGTTGTGGCGGCAGAGCACCTCACGAAGGCTTTGGCCCTGGCACGCGAAGAACGCAATTCTTCGTTGGTGGCCAGCTTGTTGAACGACTTGGGCAACGTGCTGGCCGCGAGGCAGCAGTTCCCCGAAGCCGTGGACGTGTATGAAGAAAGCCGAGGATTGGCGAAAGAAGTCAAGAATCCGCCGCTGGGCGTCATCGCGCAGGTCAATGAAGCCACCGTATTGATTCAGGACGGGCAACTCACCCAGGCGCAGCGCCATTTGGAGGAAGCGTGGGGCGCGGCGCAGCTGTTGGCGAACAGTGGAACGAAGGTGAATGGGTTGCTGGCGATCGGGACGGGGTATCAGGAACTCCAGGCTGCCTCAGTGGCGGCTGCGACACGCGGTAAGTCTTCGGGCAATGCGGCAAAGGTCGCGTCACCAACGGGACCAGCCGTCGGGACCACGGCGGGAAGTTCATTGCTCCAGCGCGCGTCGGAGGCCTATGCCGCCGCAGGTGAGGCGGCAGCGAAGGTGGGAGATGCACGGGGGCAGTCCTATGCCTACGGGCTGATGGGTGGGTTGCTCGAACGACAGAAACAAACGGCGGAGGCGCTCGATCAGACCAGGAAAGCCGTCTTGGCGGCACAGAGAGTGTCGGCGCCGGAGGCGTTGTACCGATGGCAGTGGCAGACGGCCAGACTGTTGAAGGCGAGTGGGAAAGAGGACGAAGCGGCGGCTGCCTACCAGCGCGCCCTGTCGGTGTTGAAACCGATACGGTATGAGTACTCGGTGGGCGCACAGGGGCGACATCACTCGTTCTACACCTCGGTGGCGCCCTTGTTCCTCGAGATCGAGGACTCCTTGCTGCAACGCGCCTCGGTCGCTGGATCTTCCGATCAAGCGCAGCAGCTTCTTGCCCAAGTTCGGGACACCGTGGAAGCTTCCCACGCCGCTGAGTTACAGGATTATTTCCAGGACGATTGCGTGACGGCGGCTCGAGCCCTGCGTAAAAGTGGGAGAATTCCCGCCAACGCTGCGGTGGTGTACCCAATCGCATTGCCTGATCGCTTGGAGCTGCTCGTTGAGACGGCCGCCGGCTTGAAGCAAATTCGTGTGCCGGTCGGAGCCGAAGCCGTGACCAAGGAAGCCAGGACCTTCCGGCGGTTGGTGCAAAATCCCGGTTCCAAGGCCTACCTTGCCTCGGCCCAGAATTTGTACGGATGGCTGGTTGCCCCAATCCACCAGGATTTGCTGGCCGGCGGTATTACGACGCTCGTGATGGTTCCGGATGGCGCGCTACGGACGATCCCCATGGCGGCCCTCCACGATGGGCGGCAGTTTGTCATCGACAAGTATGCGGTGGCGATGGTGCCGGGAATGGAGCTGACGGACCTCAGCACAATGGCGCGAGGCAAGGGAGGGGTGCTGACCACAGGGATCAGCGAATCGGTGCAGGGGTTCCCTGCAACCCCGACCGCCGCGTCCGAGGCGCAAGCTGTCCGTACCCTGTACGGGGGGACGATGTTGATGGATACGCAGTTCTCAGCGCCGTCGTTCGAACAAAACATCAAGGATGAACGGATCGGCATCGTGCACGTGGCCTCCCACAGCGAAATCGGTCATGACGCCGCTTCGTCGTTCGTGTTGGCCTATGATGAAAAGATTTCCATGGATCGGTTGGCGCAGATGGTTGGGATGATGCAGTATCGCCGGGAGCCGCTGGAGTTGTTGACCCTCAGCGCCTGCGAGACCGCGATCGAGGATGACCGTGCGGCCTTGGGCTTGTCGGGCGTGGCAGTCAAGACCGGATCCCGGAGCGCAGTGGCGAGCCTGTGGCCGGGAGATCCCCAATCGACGACGGAACTCGTGGGGGAGTTTTACCGTCAGTTGCAAACAGCCGGCGTCGGCAAGGCCGTTGCGTTGCAACGGGCACAGCAGAAAATATTGTCCCAACCAGGCCATGAGCACCCAGGCTTTTGGGCACCGTTGTTGTTGATCAACGACTGGCGTTGA
- a CDS encoding CHAT domain-containing protein — protein MTGCCALVLLASAEVFADASGLPEPAGAVQEMQQGKRRFADGAFGEAAVHWTQAARLYEAEGKAREQAQALINLAHALQQEGQVKRVQETLQHALQISERVGDRTLTATILGRLGVSFHSLGQGAQAADQLTKALSLAREEKKPALQATLLNDLGNVLVAQDQMAEAIDVYSESKALAGQTRQATLAATAQVNLAMALLDDQQFAESERALDAAAKEVRGLEDSYAKSYGLLNIGLGYDDLRSGGSFRKAASSEDAKKTSAKAAAAAAYKPATATLLRHASDSFVAAAQVATKLGDARAQSFAWGYMGSLLERERRYGEALDFTRKASLAAQKVNAPESLYLWQWQTARLLKAGGKDDEAIAAYQRAMGALKPIRYEYSVGYQGRHHSFRQTVAPFFTEVEDTLLRRAATAQSTEQTQEWLVQVRDAVEASHVAELQDYFRDDCVSKVRVAQRGQALPVNTAVLYPIMLQDRLELVVQTSGGLRRYGVPVEAERLTQEARTFRKLVQDRRSQGYLGSAQSLYKWLVAPLQRDFLAMGVTTLIVVPDGPLRTIPFAALHDGRHFLVDTFAVAVTPSMELTDARPADRARSQLLSMGLTEPVQGFSGLPHVATEVQAIRALYGGRLLMDTQFVLPAVERELKEQNVGIIHIASRGVIEGEAASSYVVAHDEKMSMDRLSQSVGLLRHRQTPVELLTLSATETPVADDRAALGLTGLAVKAGARSALASLWYRDDPAMSELVAEFYRQMRDPSITKAAALQRAQQKMMVELGREHPSYWAPFILISNWM, from the coding sequence ATGACTGGCTGCTGCGCGCTGGTTCTATTGGCCTCTGCAGAAGTGTTCGCAGACGCGAGTGGCTTGCCGGAACCGGCTGGTGCCGTTCAAGAAATGCAGCAGGGCAAGCGCCGGTTTGCCGACGGTGCGTTTGGCGAAGCCGCCGTGCACTGGACCCAGGCCGCGCGGCTGTATGAAGCCGAAGGGAAGGCGCGTGAGCAAGCCCAGGCCCTGATCAATTTGGCCCACGCTCTTCAACAGGAAGGGCAGGTCAAGCGCGTGCAAGAGACGTTACAGCACGCCTTGCAGATCTCTGAACGGGTCGGTGACCGGACGCTCACAGCCACGATTCTCGGCCGTCTCGGCGTCTCGTTCCATTCGCTCGGTCAGGGTGCGCAGGCAGCCGATCAACTGACCAAAGCGCTGTCGCTGGCGCGCGAGGAAAAGAAACCGGCTTTGCAGGCGACGTTGCTGAACGACCTCGGCAATGTGCTGGTGGCTCAGGATCAGATGGCCGAGGCGATCGACGTGTACTCGGAGAGCAAGGCACTCGCTGGCCAAACCCGACAAGCCACCTTGGCTGCGACGGCCCAAGTCAATCTCGCGATGGCGCTGCTTGACGACCAGCAATTTGCGGAGTCGGAGCGGGCGTTGGATGCGGCGGCAAAAGAGGTGCGGGGCCTTGAGGACAGTTACGCGAAATCGTATGGGCTCTTAAACATCGGCCTCGGGTACGACGATCTCCGTTCCGGCGGTTCGTTCCGCAAGGCCGCCTCGTCGGAAGATGCCAAGAAGACCTCCGCGAAGGCGGCGGCAGCGGCGGCCTATAAGCCCGCCACGGCCACATTGCTCCGGCATGCCTCGGACTCCTTTGTCGCAGCGGCGCAGGTGGCAACGAAACTCGGCGACGCACGGGCCCAGTCCTTTGCCTGGGGCTACATGGGCTCCTTGTTGGAACGGGAGCGCCGGTATGGTGAGGCGCTGGATTTTACGCGGAAAGCCAGTTTGGCGGCGCAGAAAGTCAATGCCCCGGAATCGCTCTACCTCTGGCAGTGGCAGACCGCACGGCTGCTAAAGGCCGGCGGGAAGGACGATGAGGCTATTGCCGCCTATCAACGGGCGATGGGAGCACTCAAGCCCATCCGTTACGAGTATTCTGTCGGTTACCAAGGGCGGCATCATTCGTTCCGTCAGACGGTGGCTCCGTTCTTCACGGAAGTCGAGGATACCTTGCTTCGTCGCGCAGCCACTGCTCAATCGACGGAACAGACCCAGGAGTGGTTGGTCCAAGTGCGCGATGCGGTGGAAGCCTCGCACGTCGCGGAACTGCAGGACTACTTCCGCGATGATTGCGTCTCCAAGGTGCGGGTGGCGCAGCGTGGTCAGGCATTGCCCGTCAATACGGCCGTGCTGTATCCGATCATGCTGCAAGATCGACTAGAGTTGGTGGTACAGACATCGGGTGGACTCAGACGCTACGGCGTGCCGGTCGAGGCCGAGCGGTTGACTCAGGAAGCCAGGACGTTCCGGAAACTCGTGCAGGATCGGCGTTCGCAGGGATACCTGGGGTCGGCTCAGTCGCTGTATAAATGGCTCGTTGCGCCGTTGCAGCGCGACTTTCTTGCGATGGGGGTGACGACCCTGATCGTCGTGCCCGATGGACCGCTGCGAACGATTCCGTTTGCCGCGCTCCATGATGGTCGCCATTTCCTTGTCGATACGTTCGCCGTGGCGGTGACACCGAGCATGGAATTGACCGATGCGCGCCCCGCGGATCGTGCGAGGAGCCAGCTGCTGTCGATGGGATTGACGGAACCGGTGCAGGGATTTTCCGGATTACCGCATGTCGCGACGGAGGTTCAGGCTATCAGGGCGCTCTATGGAGGTCGGCTCCTCATGGATACCCAGTTCGTGTTGCCTGCGGTGGAACGGGAACTCAAAGAGCAGAATGTGGGGATCATCCACATCGCATCGCGGGGCGTGATCGAGGGAGAGGCTGCAAGCTCCTATGTCGTGGCCCATGACGAGAAGATGTCGATGGATCGATTGTCGCAGTCGGTCGGACTGCTCCGCCACAGGCAGACACCGGTCGAGTTGCTTACCCTCAGTGCAACGGAGACTCCCGTTGCCGACGATCGGGCGGCGCTCGGACTCACGGGGCTTGCGGTGAAGGCCGGCGCGCGGAGCGCTTTAGCCAGTCTCTGGTATCGGGATGATCCGGCGATGTCCGAACTCGTCGCGGAGTTTTATCGGCAGATGCGGGATCCCAGCATCACCAAGGCCGCAGCCCTTCAACGGGCGCAACAAAAGATGATGGTGGAACTCGGGCGCGAGCACCCGAGTTATTGGGCGCCCTTCATTCTGATCAGCAATTGGATGTAA
- a CDS encoding ShlB/FhaC/HecB family hemolysin secretion/activation protein — MSRSVPLRGSSFGRLLCMAAGVLLFGGLVSPALAQFVPLPPKPPQVPDAPPPVQPAPLETPAPRPPISSGVPITAPKILVKGIQVTGNTAFTSSQLAGVTAPFVDRELTAEDLEALRLALTYYYTNHGYVTSGAIIPDQSVSDGVLTVHIIEGKLTDINIEGTNWFRPSYFRSRIETAVGPPLNVNTLQERLQLLQADPRVQRLNAELQPGLGRGDSLLNVRVTEANPLKVWLEFNNFQSPVVGAEQGFITLAHQNLFGFGDQLSLQYGRSAGVNPILNFRYAVPVNRYDTTVAVQYRRFNFAVKESPFDVLDIENKAQIFGISVRQPMYRRVDREFAMSLTAEHEQNESFLGGQPQELVLGSPNGKFKVTALRFGQEYTQRSSEQVLSLLSRFSVGVGILDATANGDPNRPDARFFSWLGEAQYLRQLPLWRSQLFARGLVQLSNDHLFPLEQMAVGGRYSVRGYREYTLIRDNAAIGSIEWRVPVYTSKAGVDTLFLVPFFDIGRGWDTTVPTPTSPPKTLSSLGLGTVWNFWKNSRFELYWGKQLNNFDTHRGNLQDHGVHLQLVVEAF; from the coding sequence ATGAGCCGCTCAGTGCCGTTACGTGGAAGCTCGTTCGGTCGGTTGCTGTGCATGGCCGCGGGCGTGCTGCTGTTCGGCGGCCTGGTATCCCCGGCACTTGCGCAGTTCGTGCCGCTGCCTCCGAAGCCACCGCAGGTGCCTGATGCGCCGCCGCCGGTGCAACCGGCCCCGCTCGAAACGCCGGCGCCTCGTCCTCCGATTTCATCCGGCGTGCCCATCACAGCTCCGAAAATTCTCGTCAAAGGTATTCAGGTCACCGGCAACACGGCATTTACCTCGTCACAATTGGCTGGTGTCACTGCTCCGTTTGTAGATCGGGAACTGACTGCGGAAGATCTGGAAGCGCTGCGACTGGCCTTGACCTACTACTACACGAATCACGGGTATGTCACGTCCGGTGCGATCATCCCTGACCAATCGGTGTCCGACGGCGTGTTGACCGTCCACATCATCGAAGGGAAGCTGACAGACATCAACATTGAAGGCACGAATTGGTTTCGGCCGTCCTATTTCCGAAGCCGGATCGAAACGGCGGTGGGGCCTCCTCTCAATGTGAACACTCTCCAGGAACGTTTGCAGTTGTTGCAGGCTGACCCTCGCGTTCAGCGGTTGAATGCCGAATTGCAGCCTGGATTGGGGCGAGGCGATAGTCTGTTGAATGTGCGGGTGACCGAGGCCAATCCGCTCAAGGTCTGGCTGGAGTTCAACAACTTTCAATCTCCTGTGGTCGGGGCGGAACAGGGCTTCATCACGTTGGCCCACCAGAATCTCTTCGGTTTCGGCGATCAGTTAAGTCTGCAGTATGGACGATCCGCCGGCGTCAACCCGATCTTGAACTTTCGCTACGCAGTGCCCGTGAATCGGTACGACACGACGGTGGCGGTGCAGTATCGCCGGTTCAATTTCGCCGTGAAGGAGAGCCCCTTCGACGTGCTCGATATCGAAAACAAGGCCCAAATTTTCGGGATCTCCGTCCGCCAGCCGATGTATCGCCGCGTTGATCGCGAGTTCGCCATGAGCTTGACCGCGGAGCATGAGCAGAACGAAAGCTTTCTCGGCGGGCAACCGCAGGAATTGGTGCTCGGTTCGCCAAACGGCAAGTTCAAGGTCACGGCCCTGCGGTTCGGCCAGGAATATACGCAACGGTCTTCCGAGCAAGTGCTCTCGCTGCTGTCCAGATTCTCCGTCGGCGTAGGGATTCTGGATGCCACAGCGAACGGCGATCCCAACAGACCGGATGCGCGGTTCTTTTCCTGGTTGGGTGAAGCCCAGTATCTCCGTCAGTTGCCCTTGTGGCGATCGCAATTGTTTGCTCGCGGGCTGGTGCAACTTTCCAACGACCACCTCTTTCCCCTGGAACAGATGGCGGTCGGAGGACGCTACAGTGTTCGCGGTTATCGGGAATACACCTTGATTCGCGACAACGCCGCGATCGGTTCCATCGAGTGGAGGGTACCGGTCTATACGAGCAAAGCCGGTGTCGACACACTCTTTCTGGTGCCGTTTTTCGACATCGGGCGGGGTTGGGATACCACGGTGCCCACACCCACGAGTCCCCCGAAGACGCTGTCAAGTCTCGGGCTCGGCACCGTGTGGAACTTTTGGAAAAACAGTCGGTTCGAGCTCTACTGGGGCAAGCAACTCAACAATTTCGACACGCACCGCGGCAACCTCCAAGACCATGGGGTGCATCTGCAGTTGGTCGTCGAGGCGTTTTGA
- a CDS encoding filamentous hemagglutinin N-terminal domain-containing protein encodes MNIGHPGGGHLTKCLGLSLAMLCSMASMVSAQALTAPVADGSLGTTVTHNGSQSLITGGFRPNSGANLFHSFQSFDVGAGQSVSFVNPGGVLNAIARVTGGNISNINGTVVMNGMSLFLMNPAGVLIGPSGSINTSASIYITTATSLRFSDNAVFSTSPSSVFSFSSAAPTAFGFSGGGAPAPVAIQGSTISAPNGVLMIAGGPIRLEAAHLTAATPVLRSLGSIGEAALPSSGAGVSGTPGSIQATTGTVIEVTPALAQSGITAIQLFPSTLTIPQGASVSNTTNQSGGLIRVSVSGGGTFPTDVFGAPSSVFEINPFAAAQVLQFNQESAQLLQQNVQTAATVFGPQSLAKNSDPCAANRFGQASSFVQSSREVAPPQPGSALSSPAVLEEAGAQSSSLDRALEVAGAPAQPALPPALNQHDLTGACRS; translated from the coding sequence ATGAATATCGGACACCCTGGAGGGGGCCACCTGACGAAGTGCCTGGGCCTCTCGCTTGCGATGCTGTGCAGTATGGCTTCGATGGTCTCTGCTCAAGCACTCACGGCGCCCGTCGCCGACGGCTCTCTGGGCACCACTGTCACGCACAATGGTTCGCAAAGCCTCATCACCGGCGGGTTTCGCCCGAACAGCGGCGCCAACCTCTTCCACAGTTTTCAATCCTTCGACGTCGGAGCCGGCCAAAGCGTCTCGTTTGTCAATCCCGGAGGAGTGCTGAACGCGATCGCCCGCGTCACGGGTGGAAATATTTCGAACATCAACGGCACCGTGGTCATGAACGGAATGAGTCTGTTCCTGATGAATCCAGCGGGTGTGCTGATCGGTCCATCCGGCAGCATCAACACGAGCGCCTCCATCTACATTACCACTGCCACGTCCCTGCGTTTCTCAGACAACGCGGTATTCTCGACCTCGCCTTCCAGCGTGTTTTCCTTCAGTTCCGCCGCCCCCACGGCTTTCGGATTCAGCGGAGGCGGCGCACCTGCTCCGGTTGCGATTCAAGGCTCAACGATCTCGGCGCCGAACGGTGTGCTCATGATCGCCGGCGGACCGATCAGACTCGAAGCTGCGCACCTCACGGCTGCCACGCCGGTTTTGCGGAGCCTCGGCTCGATCGGGGAAGCGGCGCTGCCGTCGAGCGGAGCCGGCGTTTCCGGGACTCCAGGAAGCATTCAGGCTACGACCGGTACGGTCATCGAAGTAACGCCGGCCTTGGCCCAGTCAGGGATCACAGCGATCCAGCTCTTTCCCTCGACCCTGACCATTCCTCAAGGCGCGTCGGTTTCAAACACCACGAACCAGAGCGGCGGATTGATCCGTGTCTCGGTCAGCGGTGGTGGTACTTTTCCGACCGACGTATTCGGGGCTCCAAGCAGTGTGTTCGAAATCAATCCCTTTGCCGCTGCTCAGGTGCTCCAATTCAATCAGGAGTCCGCGCAGCTTCTGCAACAGAACGTTCAGACGGCTGCCACGGTGTTTGGACCGCAGTCCTTGGCAAAAAACTCCGACCCTTGCGCGGCGAATCGGTTCGGGCAGGCGAGCAGTTTCGTCCAGTCGTCGCGGGAGGTGGCCCCGCCGCAGCCAGGCTCCGCCTTGTCGAGTCCTGCCGTGCTGGAAGAGGCCGGGGCTCAGTCGAGCAGCCTGGATCGTGCCCTCGAGGTGGCGGGGGCGCCGGCTCAACCGGCGTTGCCGCCCGCACTGAACCAGCACGACCTGACGGGAGCGTGCCGATCATGA
- a CDS encoding ShlB/FhaC/HecB family hemolysin secretion/activation protein, producing MTSAYVCLMGGLLAFGVSYGTALAQFAPLPPKPPQFPEAPPPVQPPALEPPAPQPPAPSGVPLTGAKILVRDIQVVGSTAFTAGELAEVTNPYRNRELTADDLESLRLSLTRFYVDHGYLTSGAVIPEQDVVDGVVKLQVVEGKLGEVNVEGANWFRAAYFQSRINQAAGPPLNVVRLQDRLQLMQANPRIERINAELLPGMALGESTLNVKVKEANPLKAWLEFNNYQSPVVGAEQGFVTLAHQNLLGFGDTLSLQYGRSSGVNPILNFRYEVPVTPQDTTVAIQYRRFDFAVKESPFDVLDIKNKAQILGLTVRHPVYRAVDREFALSLTGEHERNETTLAGTPADLSAGTSGGKFRVTALRFGQEYAQRSAEQVITALSRFSVGVGALGATANGSAEVPDARFFSWLGEAQWIRLLPFMRTQLVSRGVVQLSNDHLFPLEQMAVGGRYSVRGYREFTLIRDNAAMGSIEARVPVYTNKAGVDSVFLAPFVDVGHGWQTTVQTPDSPPKTLASVGIGAIWNFWRGSHFEVYWGKQLKKFDTERGNLQDHGVHLQLVVEAF from the coding sequence ATGACGAGTGCCTATGTCTGCCTGATGGGCGGGCTACTGGCCTTCGGCGTGTCATACGGAACGGCCTTGGCTCAGTTCGCGCCGCTTCCGCCCAAGCCGCCGCAGTTTCCTGAGGCTCCGCCTCCGGTTCAGCCTCCGGCCCTCGAACCTCCCGCCCCCCAACCCCCGGCTCCGTCTGGTGTGCCCCTGACCGGAGCGAAGATTCTCGTCAGGGATATTCAGGTGGTCGGGAGCACCGCGTTCACTGCCGGGGAACTGGCCGAGGTAACGAATCCCTATCGCAACCGGGAATTGACTGCCGACGATCTCGAGTCGTTACGGCTGAGCCTCACTCGCTTCTACGTCGACCATGGTTATCTGACCTCCGGAGCGGTGATTCCTGAGCAGGATGTCGTCGATGGGGTGGTGAAGCTCCAGGTCGTCGAGGGCAAACTGGGTGAAGTGAATGTCGAAGGAGCCAACTGGTTCCGGGCGGCTTATTTTCAGAGCCGTATCAATCAAGCGGCGGGACCGCCGCTCAATGTCGTTCGCTTGCAGGATCGGCTACAGCTCATGCAGGCGAATCCCCGGATCGAGCGTATCAATGCCGAACTTCTTCCCGGAATGGCGCTGGGCGAAAGCACATTGAACGTGAAGGTCAAGGAAGCGAATCCTTTGAAGGCCTGGCTGGAATTCAATAACTATCAATCGCCGGTCGTTGGCGCGGAACAGGGATTTGTGACGTTGGCTCACCAAAACCTGCTGGGATTCGGCGATACGCTGAGTTTACAGTATGGCCGGTCGTCCGGCGTCAACCCCATCCTGAATTTCCGGTATGAGGTTCCCGTCACGCCGCAGGATACCACTGTGGCGATTCAATACCGGCGGTTTGATTTTGCGGTGAAAGAGTCCCCATTCGACGTGTTGGATATCAAGAATAAGGCCCAAATCCTCGGGCTGACCGTCCGGCATCCTGTCTACCGCGCGGTCGACCGGGAGTTCGCACTCTCGTTGACCGGCGAGCATGAGCGGAATGAAACGACCCTCGCCGGGACGCCGGCGGATCTGTCCGCTGGAACCAGCGGCGGGAAATTCCGGGTGACGGCGCTGCGATTCGGACAGGAGTATGCCCAGAGGTCGGCGGAGCAGGTCATTACGGCTTTGTCCCGGTTTTCCGTCGGAGTCGGTGCATTGGGTGCCACGGCCAACGGCAGCGCCGAAGTGCCGGATGCCAGATTCTTCTCCTGGTTGGGCGAGGCGCAATGGATTCGCCTGTTGCCGTTCATGCGTACTCAGCTCGTAAGCCGCGGGGTCGTGCAGCTTTCAAACGACCACCTGTTTCCGTTGGAGCAGATGGCGGTCGGTGGACGGTATAGCGTGCGTGGATATCGGGAATTCACGTTGATTCGCGATAATGCCGCCATGGGGTCCATCGAGGCGCGCGTGCCGGTCTATACGAACAAGGCTGGGGTCGATTCTGTGTTCCTGGCTCCGTTTGTGGACGTGGGGCATGGTTGGCAGACGACCGTGCAAACCCCCGATTCGCCTCCGAAGACCTTAGCCAGTGTCGGTATCGGAGCGATTTGGAATTTCTGGCGGGGAAGTCATTTCGAGGTGTATTGGGGAAAACAACTTAAGAAATTCGACACAGAGCGGGGCAATCTGCAGGACCACGGCGTCCACCTGCAACTGGTCGTGGAGGCCTTCTGA
- a CDS encoding filamentous hemagglutinin N-terminal domain-containing protein, whose product MNRTSTVQQALVRSLGALCALWLVQAGPCWGQATNIVPTPGALGTGGLGTTVNSSGSTVSITGGTRPGNGPNLFHSFNQFSVGAGNTAAFVNPGGVSNIISRVIGGSPSNINGTIQALNANLFFINPSGVIFGPNANLNITGSAYFSSAHIVQFSDQRVFTTSTFGFDNTLSTATPISFGFLGSGPYGPVALSPGASLQGNAVIGLIGGTVQIDGGRITAQRIVLASNAAAGGNVSVEPTVSNPFVRISQGGQVQVSSGTFLQAGGGGVIPASIDLFPGNLTVPSGAQTNTTVNPVTQQITQISVVGQSGGLPPLPVASATTSATVVLSNPVDPVQFLNRAAIVMPVQSPDAPVALVTSRCASRKDGEFSTFVQSGRDATPAEPGGTLASPVMLEQIGASAQAAPAYPRIVQVPQRAAGHAVEIWQGC is encoded by the coding sequence ATGAACAGGACCTCGACCGTGCAGCAGGCGCTGGTGCGGAGCCTCGGCGCGCTGTGCGCCCTCTGGCTCGTACAAGCAGGACCCTGTTGGGGGCAGGCTACCAACATTGTGCCGACGCCCGGTGCCTTGGGGACTGGCGGACTCGGCACCACCGTGAATTCGTCCGGTAGCACGGTGAGTATCACCGGCGGCACCAGACCAGGAAACGGCCCGAACCTGTTTCATAGCTTCAACCAGTTTTCGGTCGGCGCGGGGAACACGGCGGCGTTCGTCAATCCCGGCGGTGTGTCGAACATCATCAGCCGGGTGATCGGTGGGTCTCCGTCCAACATCAATGGGACAATCCAGGCGCTGAACGCCAACCTATTCTTCATCAATCCCTCGGGGGTCATCTTTGGGCCCAACGCGAATCTGAACATTACGGGATCGGCCTATTTCAGCTCTGCGCATATCGTGCAGTTCAGTGACCAGCGGGTGTTCACGACCAGCACCTTCGGGTTCGACAACACGCTCTCAACGGCCACACCGATTTCCTTCGGGTTTTTGGGGTCCGGTCCGTACGGGCCCGTCGCGCTCTCGCCCGGTGCTTCGCTTCAAGGTAATGCCGTGATTGGTTTGATCGGCGGGACCGTCCAAATCGACGGGGGGCGGATTACGGCTCAACGCATCGTGCTCGCGAGTAACGCGGCAGCCGGCGGCAATGTCAGCGTCGAGCCGACGGTGTCGAATCCTTTTGTACGCATTTCCCAAGGCGGTCAGGTCCAGGTTTCCTCCGGCACATTCCTCCAAGCAGGCGGAGGTGGAGTGATTCCCGCGTCGATCGATCTGTTCCCCGGGAACCTAACGGTTCCAAGCGGCGCACAGACGAATACAACGGTAAACCCGGTGACACAACAGATCACTCAAATCAGTGTGGTGGGCCAGTCCGGAGGGTTGCCTCCTCTGCCCGTGGCTTCGGCTACGACGTCGGCGACGGTGGTGCTCTCGAATCCCGTGGATCCGGTCCAGTTCCTCAATCGCGCGGCGATCGTCATGCCGGTCCAGTCGCCGGACGCACCGGTGGCTTTAGTCACCAGTCGATGTGCATCGAGAAAAGATGGTGAGTTCAGCACCTTCGTCCAGTCCGGCAGGGATGCAACACCAGCCGAGCCGGGCGGGACCTTGGCGAGTCCGGTCATGCTGGAGCAAATCGGCGCGTCCGCACAGGCGGCACCCGCGTATCCGCGGATTGTGCAAGTTCCGCAACGCGCTGCCGGTCACGCTGTTGAAATCTGGCAAGGCTGCTAG